The following is a genomic window from Bordetella sp. H567.
GTTCGAGGCGGCCTACTACTGCGAGATCATGCGCGCCGGCATCCAGTCCATCCCGCGCGGCCAGGTCGCGGCGGGACAGGCGCTGGGACTGCGCTACTTCCAGGTCATGGGAAGCATCATCCTGCCGCAGGCCTTCCGCAACATGATGCCCGTGCTGCTGACGCAGACCATCGTGCTGTTCCAGGACACCTCGCTGGTCTACGTGCTGTCCCTGACGGACTTCATGGGCGCGGCCTCCAAGATCGCGCAGCGCGACGGACGCCTGGTGGAAATGTATTTGTTCGCGGCGCTCGTGTACTTCATCATCTGCTTCACGCTTTCACGCCTGGTCAAGCGGATGCAGACACGCATGGCAATTGTGCGCTGATGCGCGCGGCCACTTCAGGGGTTTATGAATGGCAATGATAGAAATCAAGAATGTCAGCAAATGGTATGGCGATTTCCAGGTGCTGACGGATTGCACGACCTCCGTCGCCAAAGGCGAGGTCGTGGTGGTGTGCGGGCCCTCCGGCTCCGGCAAGTCCACGCTGATCAAGACCGTCAACGGGCTGGAACCCTTCCAGAAGGGCGAGATCACCGTGGACGGAACCTCGGTCGGCTCGCCCAAGACAGACCTGCCCAAGCTGCGCTCGCGCGTGGGCATGGTGTTCCAGCATTTCGAGCTCTTCCCGCATCTGTCCGTGATTCAGAACCTCGCGCTGGCACAGGTCAAGGTGCTGGGCCGCAGCAAGGACGAAGCAATGGCACGCGGCCTGAAGCTGCTGGACCGCGTCGGGCTCAGCGCGCACAAGGACAAGTTCCCCGGTCAATTGTCCGGCGGCCAGCAGCAGCGCGTGGCGATCGCCCGCGCGCTATCGATGGACCCGATCGCCATGCTGTTCGACGAACCGACGTCGGCGCTGGATCCCGAAATGGTCAATGAAGTGCTGGACGTCATGGTGGACCTGGCGCGCGAAGGCATGACCATGATGGTCGTCACCCATGAAATGGGCTTCGCTCGCAAGGTGGCCAACCGCGTCGTCTTCATGGACGTGGGCGGGCATATCGTCGAAGACTGCGACAAGGAACAATTCTTCGGCAACCTGGAAGCGCGCTCGCCCCGGGCGCAGCAGTTCCTGTCGAAGATCCTGTCGCATTGATTTTTCCCGCGATAAGCGGGCCGGGCGCGCCCGGCCCGCCGCCGGACGCCCGTCTGGCGAACCCCACCACCCTGGGCATGTGAAAGCAGATCATGTGGGGGCGTGTCTTTCCCACGCCCATGCCGTCAGCGGAACACCACCGTCCGGCTGCCGTTCAGCAGGATGCGGTGTTCCACATGGCTGCGCACCGCCCGCGCCAGCACCAGCGATTCCACGTCGCTGCCGACCTGGGTCAGGTCCTGCGCCGACATCGTGTGGTCCACGCGTTCGATGTCCTGTTCGATGATGGGCCCTTCGTCCAGGTCCGGCGTGACGTAGTGCGCCGTGGCGCCGATGATCTTCACCCCGCGCTGGTGCGCCTGGTGATACGGGCGGGCGCCCTTGAAGCTGGGCAGGAAGCTGTGGTGGATATTGATCGCGCGGCCCGCCAGGGCGCGGCACATGTCGCCGGACAGGATCTGCATGTAGCGCGCCAGCACCACCAGGTCGATGTGCAGGTCGTCCACCAGCTGCAGGACGCTGCGCTCCTGCGCGGCCTTGGTTTCGGGCGTCACGGGCAGGTGGTGGAAGGGAATATCGTAGGAGGCGGCCAGGCCGGCGTAGTCCGTGTGATTCGAAACGATCGCCGCGACGTCCGCGTGCAGGTGCCCGCTGCGGACGCGGAACAGCAGGTCGTTCAGGCAGTGCCCCTGTTTGCTCACCATGATCAGCAGGCGGGCCTTGCGCCGCGCATCGTGGATCTGCCAGTCCATCGCGTGATCGGCCGCCAGCACGGCGAAGCGCGCGCGCAGCGCGTCGGGCGCCACGCTGGGCGGCAGGTCGAAGTGCACGCGCAGGAAGAAGCGGCCGGTCTCGTCGTCGCCGAACTGCTGCGAATCCAGGATGTTGCATCCCAGTTCGAAGAGCAGGCCGCTGACGCGATAGACGATGCCCGTGCGGTCGGGGCAGGATAGCGTCAGGATATAGTCGTTGTGCTGCATGATCGGTGCTTGCCCCGGGGGGCCTTCCTGGTTTTGGTGAAAGTCGAGGCGTCAGTCCTGGAGCGCGGCCACCGTGCGTTCCGCGATCGCCAGGCTGGAGGTCAGGCCCGGCGACTCGATGCCGAACAGGTTCACCAGCCCGCGTACGCCATGCCGGGCAGGTCCCGCGATGACGAAGTCGGCCGCGGGCTCGTGCGGGCCGGAGATCTTCGGCCGGATGCCGGTATAGCCGGGTTGCAGGGCGCCGTCGGGCAGCGCCGGCCAATAGCTGCGCACGGCCTCGTAGAACACGTCCGCGCGGCGCGGGTCCAGCGTGTAGTCTTCCTGGTCTATCCATTCCGTATCGGGACCGAACTTCGCCTGTCCGCCCATATCCAGCGTCAGGTGCACGCCCAGCCCGGCATGCTGCGGCACCGGGTAGATCAGCCGGGAGAACGGTGCGCGGCCCGCCAGCGTGAAGTAGCTGCCCTTGCACAGGTATTCGGGCGGGATGCTGGCGGCCGGCACGCCCTCGATCCGGCGGGCCAGGCCGGGCGCGTGCAAGCCGGCGGCATTGACCAGGGTGGCGCAGGACAGCGTCATGGCATCCTGGCCGCCGAAGCGCAGGTCGAAGCCGCCCTGGGCGCGCACGCTGCCGGACAGCAGCGGCGTATGGAATACGCACTGGGCCCCGGCGTTTTCCGCGTCGCCCTGCAGGGCCAGCATCAGCGCGTGGCTGTCGACGATCCCGGTGGACGGCGACAGCAAGGCGGCCGTGCATTGCAGCGCCGGCTCCATCCCCATCGCTTGCGCGCCGGACAGGCGCTGCAGGTCGTCCACGCCGTTGGCGCGGGCGCGCCGCGCGATGTCGTCCAGCATGGCGCTTTGCGTGGCATCCGTGGCGACGATCAGCTTGCCCAGGCGGCGGTGCGGGATGCCATGTTCGGCGCAATAGGCGTACAGCATCCGTTTGCCGCGCACGCATAATTCAGCCTTCAGGCTGCCGGCCGGATAGTAGATGCCGGCGTGGATGACTTCCGAATTGCGCGAACTGGTGCCGGTGCCGATGCCTTCGGCGGCTTCGGCGACCAGGACTTCGCGCCCGGACAGGGCCAGGGCGCGCGCGATGGCCAGTCCGACCACGCCCGCGCCGACGACGACGCAATCGATATCCGTGCTCATGCCCGCTTATTCCCGTTCCGCGGCGGCGGGATCGGGTGTCAGATCGAAGCCGCCGGCGTGATAGACCAGCGGCAGGGCGCCGCTGTGGCCGCAGTGCTCCACCTGTCCCACCATGATGATGTGATCGCCTTCTTGGTAGCGGCTGCGGTTGTAGCACTCGAACCAGGCGGCGCAGTGGTCACCCAGCATGCGCGTTCCGCCCGGCGCGCAGGCCTCGCGCATGCCGGCATAGCGTTCCAGTACGCTGCCGCGCGCGAAGCGTTCGGCAAGATGCAGCTGGTCGGCGCCCAGCACGTTGACGACGTAGCGTTCGCAGCGCATGAAGGCATCGCGCGAGCGCGAGTTCGCCGACAGGCTCCACAGGACCAGCGGCGGCTCCAGCGAGACGGAATTGAACGAACTGACGGTCAGCCCCAGCGGCTTGCCGTCGGGCCCGGTGGCGGTGACGACGGTGACGCCGGTCGCGAAGCGGCCCAGCGCGGTGCGGAAGTAGGCGTCGTCGAAATCGGGTGCGGTGGCGGACATGCGCGATGCGTCGTGGGGGCCATCAGGGCGACAGCCGGACGATGCGCCAGGACTGGCCGTCGCCGCTGCCGTCGGGTTCGTACACCAGCCGGTCGTGCAGCCGCGAGGGCCGGCCCTGCCAGAACTCGAAGCGATCCGGCACCAGCCGGTAGCCGCCCCAGTGGGAAGGGCGGGGCGGCTTGTCCCCATAGCGTTGCTCGCAGTCGCGCAGGGAGGCTTCCAGCGCCTCGCGGCTGACCGGCTGGCTTTGCCGGGATGCCAGGGCACCCAGCCGCGAGCCGAGCGGGCGGCTATGGAAATAGGCGTCCGATTCTTCCTCGGACGTTTTTTCGATGGTGCCTTCGATGCGGATCTGCCGTTCCAGCGGCTGCCAGAAGAACAGCAGGCAGGCATGCGGGTTGGCCGCCAGGTCCAGTGCCTTGCGCGATTCGTAGTTGGTATAGAAGACGAAGCCGCGCGTATCCGCGCCCTTGACCAGGACGATGCGCGCCGATGGCCGGCCGCGCTCGTCCACGGTGGCCAGCGTCATGGCATTGGGTTCCGGCACCTGGGAAGCCAGGGCTTCGTCGAACCAGGCAGTGAATTGGTCGAAGGGCGAGGCGGCGGCGTCGCTTTCGAGCAGGACTTTCTTTTCGTAGCTTTGGCGCAGATCGGCAAGGGACATGGCGGGGCTCGGGGAGGCGGCCGCTCATCGCGCGCTTGCAGGGGGCAAGCAGGGACGGGCGGCCTGGCCTGGGACAAGGGTGCAGTTTACCGCCCTTGCCGCGCCGCCGGCCGGGATCCCGCGGGGGCGGCAGGGCATCAGCCCTCCGGCAGCGTATGGCGCTGCGCGGCCAGCAGGCGCGCCACGCGGGCCAGCCGCCGGTCGTGGATGCCCGCCTGGTTCAGGGCCTGCGCCGTTTGCATCACGTAGTCGATGCACGGTCCATAGCGGCCGCTGGCGCGGCGCACGATGGCCAGGATTTCTTCTTCGGGCAGGGCAGGGATATACGCGGGACCGGTGCGGTCCATGACGAACACCAGGGCTTGTACCGCGCCTTCGTCCGTCGAGCAGGACAGCCAGCGCGGCAGATAGGCCCCGGTGGACATCTCCCGCGCCCACAGCTGCGGAAAGCATTTCGGCACCAGGCCGCCATGCAGGCGGTAGACCACGCCGCGGCAGGACCCGCCGCGGTCCAGGCCGAACACCAAGCCGGGACATTCCGGCGTGCCGCGGTTGACACGCGACCACAGGCACAAGGCACGATGGTAGCCGTGCAGGGTGGCCAGCCGCCGTTCCACGTACTCGAATTCCGGTCTCCAGATCAGCGAGCCATAGCCATAGATCCATACGTCCTGGTCTTGGCGCCAGTGCTTCAACGCGTTTTCCATGGAGGCATGCCGTTCCTCCTGCGTCCACAGGCGAAACGGCACGGCGGCGCCCGGGACGCCGCCGGCGTCGTCTTGGGTACGGGGGACCAGGGAGGTGAGGAAGTTCGGGTCAGCCATTTCCATCGGACCCGGCAGGCGGCGCGCGGTTCAGCCAGCCTGCCGCGGCGAGGGTCAAGGCGTAGGCCCAGAACAGGGGGGCGATGCCGATGACCGCGCCCAGCGCGCCGAAGGTCAGCGGCAGGGAGACCTGCGAGCCGTTGATCAGCGCCATGCGCAGCCCCACCGATTCCGCGGCCCGTCCGGGCGGGGAGTGCTGGTGCAGCAAGGCCAGGATGCTGGGCTGGCTGGAGCCCAGGGCCAGCCCGAGGGCAAAAGACAGCCCGATCAGGATGCCAACGTCGGTGAAAAACGGGTAAATCATGAAGTCCGCCGCGGCGGTGCCCATGGCGACGCGGATCAGCGTCCATGAGCGCACGCGCCGCTGGATCAGCGGCAATGCCAGGCGGATGACGAAAGTTGCCGCCGAGAAGGACGCGAGTACGATGCCGATGGTGGTGGCGGACAGGCCGATGGCGACGCCGAACAGCGGCACGATGAAAAGATGGCTGTCCCAGGCGCCCGACAGGATGGTGTTAACTAGCAGGATGCGGCGCAGCGGCGGCACCGCGAATAGCTCCATCACGCGGCGATCCGCTGCCGCGACCTGCACATCGGGGCGCGGCTGTTTGCGCGGCAGATGCCGCCGCAGTCGGTAGAGTCCCGTCGCAGCGCCCAATGGGCCCGCCGCCAGTAGCGCGAAGGCGGCGCCGCTGCCCATGTGATCGATGGCGAAGCCCCCCACCAGCGGACCGCAGAACCCCGACGCGGCCAGCGCGAGCGACATCCAGGAAAAGTTGCGCAGCCTGTCCTTGGCGTGGACCTCGCCCAGCACGTTTTGCGCGGCGACCTGGTGCAGCATGAAGCCGATCCCGATGCAACATGACGCGAACAGCAGGGAAATGCGGGTGGAGGCCATCGCAGGGGCCAGGGTGCCGACCGCCAGCAGCCCGGTGCCAATGAACATGGGCTGGCGTATACCGACTCTGTCCACCCATCTTCCGGCTTTTACCGAGAAAATCATCGGAAGCACCGCGAAAACCGCAATCAGCGCGCCCACGGTGAGGGTGGACAGGCCGATATGCAGGGCGCTGAGAGAAACGGTTACACGTCCCCCCGTCAACGCCACATGGTTGAGCATATTGATCAGGCACAAGGACACCGCTCCGGAGGCGGAGACGGCTATCGGCGCGATCGAGGGGGATGATTCTGGCTGGGACACGGTGAATGTGTCCTATTCTGTCCCTATCTCCCCCCTATGTCGAGTCGACTGAAGTATGAGGGCGTCGCAGTAACATTTAAGCAACATTGTGCAAGCCGGGGCGGCACACCGGTGTGGCAAGGCGTAAACATTGTGGAACAGTGGCGGAACCCGGGCCGGCCGCTTGCCGCTGTGGTTAACATTCGCCGGATTTCCCTATGGACCAGGGGGCGGGCGCCCGCCCATGCGCCTCGCACCGTTCGCCATGAGACTAGGCATTACCTTCAAACTGTTCCTGGCCATCCTCGCCACCAGCCTGGCGGTGACGCTGGCCATGGGAAGCGCCGTGCGCTGGAACTTCGAGCGCCATTTCCTTTCGTACGTCAAGGAAAGGGAACTACGGCGAGTCGAGCGGATGCGGCAATCACTGGCGGACTTGTACCGCGAGCGTGGCAGTTGGGACGCCCTGCGGGGCAACCCCTCGCTGTGGAACCATATCCTGACCGTTCCCCCCGGCGATCCCGCCGGCCGCCGGCATCCGCCGCCCCACGGCGTGCTCGAATGGTTGTCGGAAGTGGATCCCAACCTGGCCCCGCCACCGCCGCCGGACATGGCGGAACCGGACTGGGCCCGCGGCCGCGACTTCCTGGCCTTGCCGTTCACGCTGCTGGACAACCAGATGCGCGTGGTCGCCGGCTATTCGGCGCCGGCGCCGGGCGCGCCGCGGCGCGCCGTCGATGTGGACGGCATGACCGTGGGCTGGCTGGTGACGCCGTTTCCCAACCGCTTGCCCAGCGAAGCGGACCAGCGCTTCCAGCGGGAGCAGTCCGAGGCCACCTGGGTCATCGGCATGCTGGCCGCGCTGCTGGCGGCCGCGGTGAGCATCTTCCTGGCGCGGATTTTCCTGGCGCCGGTGCGGCGCCTCGCCAGCGCCACCCACCGGCTGTCGGCGGGCGACTACACGACACGCGTGAACGTGACGTCGGCCGACGAACTGGGCCGCCTGGGGCAGGACTTCAATCGGCTGGCGCATACCCTCGAACGCAATGAAGCCCTGCGGCGCGAGATGGTGGCCGATATCTCGCACGAGTTGCGGACACCGCTGGCGGTGCTGCGTGGCGAGATGGAAGCCTTGCAGGATGGCGTGCGGACCTTTTCCCAGGACGCGTTGGCATCGTTGCAGGCAGAGGTTTCCTTGCTCAGCAAACTGATCGACGATCTGTACGAGCTGTCGCTGGCCGACGTGGGCGCGCTGTCGTATCGCATGCTGCCGGTGGACATGGCCGGGATTGCCGAGCAATCCGTGGAGACGTATCGTGAACGCTTCGGGGCGCGTCGCCTGCGGGTGGAGACGGACGTCGGCACGGCGCCGTGCGTGATCGAAGGCGATGCGCAGCGCCTGACCCAGTTGATGAGCAATCTGCTGGAAAACACCCTGCGCTATACCGACCCGGACGGCGTGGTGCGGATTTCCGTGCGCACCGAGGGCAATACGGTGGCGGTGGAATGCCAGGATTCCGCGCCTGGCGTGCCGCCGCAGTTCCTGCCGCGGCTGTTCGACCGCCTATTTCGCGTCGACCCGTCGCGCTCGCGCGAAAGTGGCGGCGCCGGCCTGGGCCTGGCGATTTGCCAGCGCATCGTCGAATCGCACCGCGGCACCATCCAGGCCATGCCCTCCGAACTGGGGGGCTTGTGCGTGCGTATCGTTTTTCCCGCGGCCCATGGGGCCGGGGCCTGAGAGACACCATGATTTTGATCGTAGAAGACGAACCCAAGCTGGCCGCGCTGTTGACGGACTATCTGCGCGCCGCGCAATACGAAACGGAATCGCTGGCCGATGGCCGCGAAGCGCTGGCGGCGATCCGCAGGCTGAAGCCGGACCTGGTGCTGCTGGACCTGATGCTGCCGGGACGCGACGGCCTGGAAGTCTGCCGCGAACTGCGTACCTTCAGCGACGTGCCGGTCATCATGGTGACCGCGCGCGTGGAAGAAATCGATCGCCTGATCGGCCTGGAGATGGGCGCGGACGACTACATCTGCAAGCCCTTCAGCCCCCGCGAGGTCGTGGCCCGCGTCAAGGCCATCCTGCGCCGCGCGCGCGCGGGCAGCCACGGCGGGCACCCGCAGTCGCTGCTGGAAATCCGGCCGGAGCATCACGTGGCCACGCTGGACGGCAAGCCGCTCTCCCTGACGCCGGTCGAGTTCCGCCTGCTGCAGGCCTTGGCGGCGGCGGAGGGCAAGATCCTGTCCCGCGATGCGCTGCTCAATCACTTGTACGCGGATCATCGGGTGGTCACGGATCGGACGGTCGATAGCCACATCAAGAACCTGCGGCGCAAGTTCGAGGCCGTCTTGCCGGGGCATGATCTGATTCGCTCGATTTATGGCGTCGGTTATAAGTTGGAAATGCATTAAGGGTTGCCGTCAGTCTTCACGCACGCATCCGGTCAGGCCACGCCCGACGGACCGGACTGGCAATACAACCCTCGGCGACCCGTGGCATGGGCATGAGAAAATGCCCGCATCATGAACAACCCCCACCGATCGTGACATCCTCCCCCGCTGCCTGCGACATCGACGCCGAACGCCGTTTTGGCGGCCTTGCACGCCTGTATGGTCCCGATGCGCCCGATCGCCTGCGCGCCGCGCGCATCGCCGTGGTCGGCCTGGGCGGCGTCGGCTCCTGGACGGCCGAAGCCTTGGCCCGCAGCGGCGTCGGCGCCTTGACGCTGATCGACCTGGACCATATCGCGGAATCCAACGTCAACCGCCAGATCCACGCGATGTCGGACACACTGGGCCAGGCAAAGGTGGCCGCGATGGCCGCCCGGGTCGCCGGTATCAATCCCGAATGCGGCGTCACGCAGGTCGACGAGTTCGTCACCCCCGATAACGTCGCGGAACTCCTGGCGGAAACCCATGATGTCGTCGTCGATTGCACCGACCAGGCGGCCGCCAAGATCGCCATGATCCTGCACGCGCGGCAGCGCGGCATGCCCCTGCTGGTGTGCGGTGGCGCCGGCGGCAAGACCGATCCGCTGGCACTGCGGGCCGGCGATCTGTCCCAAGCGTGCAATGATGCCTTGCTGGCGAAGCTGCGCAACAAATTGCGGCGCGAGCACGGTTATCCCAAGGCCGCGGCCAAGGCCGGCAAGGCGCCCTCGCGCACGCCCAAGATGCACGTTCAGGCGCTGTGGTTCGACCAGCCCGCGATCCTTCCGGCTGCCTGGACGGCCGGCGCGGAAGCGGAAGACGATCTCGGCGCCATGGTGCAGCCGCTCGCGCCGCAAGGCCTGTCCTGCGCGGGCTATGGCTCCGCCGTCACGATCACCGCCACCATGGGCATGGCCGCGGCGGACAGGGCCTTGCGGCAGGTGCTCGGTCAGCGCGAGGCTGCGTCCCGCGCTGACAGGCCCTAGCTAGGCCTTCGCGCCCAGGCGGAACACGACATCCATCCAGCCCCGCAGCGCATTGGACAGGCGGATGCGGCTGGCGCGCGGTACGTCGTCTTCATACAGGATGCGTTCCTGTACGCGTCCCGCGTCCAGCAGCGCGGCGCGCTGCACGCCCGGCAGGCAGCCGCTGGCGATGGGCGGCGTGAACCATATACCGCCCATCTGCAGATAGACGTTGGTGCGGCTGCCTTCGCACAATTCGCCACGCTCGTTGCAGAAGAGCGCATCGAAGATGTCCGGATGCCGCGCCAGCCATTCCGTGATGCTGTCGTACCAGGGCCGATAGGTGGTCTTGTGGCGCAGCAGCGATTCATCGGATGACAGGCGCGTCGTCCACAGGCATACGCCTTGTGGCACGGGCAGGGCCGGCAGCGGCGCGGTGCGGATGGTCAGCGTGCCGTCGGCGTGATGCAGCACCCGCAGCCGATGCGGGCCGGGTCCGTCGACGGTGTGCGCCGCGCCCAGCACGCTGGCGCGGACGTGCGCGGCATCCCAGGCATGGCCCAGCGCGGCGCACGATGCCCGCAGGCGATCCAGGTGCCGGTCCAGCAGCGGCATCTGGCCGTTCTCGTCGACCCGTATGGTTTCGATTAGGTCCGGGTGGGAGACGGGGGTGGGGGCCATATCAGTCGTCCATGATGGATTTCATGCGGGGTCGCGCTCCGGATCCAGTATGCGCGCCTTCCACAGGCATTCCTGCCATTCCGACGCGGGATCGGAATCGTGCACGATGCCGCCGCCCACGCCATAGACGCCGCGGCCCTGGGCGTCCACGGCCAGCGTGCGTATCGCCACGTTCAGGGAAAAATCGCCGTCCGGCGCGAGCCAGCCGATGCTGCCGCAATACAAGCCGCGGGGCGCGATTTCGGCCTGGCGCAGGTGAGACAGGGCGGCAATCTTGGGCGCGCCGGTCACCGACCCGCAGGGGAACAGCGCTCGCAGCACATCGCCCAGCCCTGCCTGGGGCGCCCGCGCGGTGATGGTGGAGGTCATGGTCCATACGGTGGGATAGCGTTCCAGCGTGAACAAGGCCTCCACCTTCACGCTGCCCGGCTGCGCGATCCGTCCCAGGTCGTTGCGCAGCAGGTCCACGATCATCAGGTTCTCGGCGCGGTTCTTCTCGCTGGCAAGCAGCGCCTGGCCCAGGGCCTCGTCCCGCGCGGGATCGGTGTCGCGCGGCGCGGTGCCTTTCATCGGGCGCGTGGTCAGCAGGCCGTCGCGCCGCGCCACGAACAGTTCGGGCGAAAACGACAGGACGGTCTGGTCGGCATCTTCGATATACGCGGCATGCGCCACCGGATTGCGGTGGGCGATGCGGGCGTACAGCGCCCGCTTGTCGCCGCGCACGCGCATATCCAGCGGCATCGTGTAGTTGACCTGGTAGTAGGCGCCCTCGCCGATGCCGTGCCGGATGGCCTCGATGTGTGCCAGATAGCGCGCGCGGTCCAGTCGCGGCACGACGGCCTCGATGCCGCCGGTCGCGTCCGCGCCGGGCGCCCAGGGCCGTTCATCGCGCGCGGTATCGAATACCAGGGCGCGCAGTCGCGGCCGCTCCGGTTGGGGCGAAGGCGGCAGTGGCGAAGACGGCAGGGGCAGCAGCCATTCACCCAACTCGAAATCCAGCAGCAGCGCTACCCACCTGCCTTGCCGGCGCGCCTGCTCGATGGCGTCCAGGGCCGGCTGCAGCTGGCCTGGCGTGCGCGCTTCGATGCGGTCGCGCGCGCCGTCCAGCTGCAATGCCCGCCCGGCCAGGCGGTCTTCGAAACGGCAGAACATCGTCGACCTCTATTGCCGCTCCAGGAACTCGGCCAGTACCTGGCCGGTATGCGAGCGGTCGCGCAGCGCCATCACTTTCTCCGGCGCGCCCTGCGCCACCAGCTGGCCGCCGCCGGTGCCGCCTTCGGGGCCCAGGTCCAGCAGCCAGTCGGCTTCGGCGATGACGTCCAGGTTGTGCTCGATCACCACCACCGTATTGCCGGCTTCCACCAGCCGGTGCAGGACGTGGATCAGCTTTTCCACATCCGCCATGGACAGGCCCACCGTCGGTTCGTCCAGCACGTACAGGGTGTGCGGCGCGCGCGAGGCGCGGCCCGTCGTGATGACGCCTTCGGTCAGGCGCGCCTTGGACAGTTCCGTCACCAGCTTGATGCGCTGCGCTTCGCCGCCGGACAGCGTGGGCGAGGGCTGGCCCAGCGTCAGGTAGCCCAGGCCGACGTCCTGCATCAGTTGGAGGGGGCGCCGCACCTTGGGGTGCGCCTCGAAGTAGGCCAGCGCGTCGTCCACTTCCATGGACAGCACTTCGCCGGCATGCTTGCCGCGCAGCTGCACGGACAGCGTATCGGCATTGAAGCGCGCGCCGTTGCAGGCGTCGCAGGGCACCTTCACATCGGGCAGGAAGTTCATCTCGATGGTCCGCATGCCCTGGCCTTCGCAGATCGGGCAGCGGCCATCGCCGGTGTTGAAGGAAAAGCGCGCGGGCGTCCAGCCGCGCATGCGGGCTTCGCGGGTGTCGGCGAACTGCTTGCGCACCTCGTCCCAGAAGCCGATATAGGTGCTGGGGCAGGAGCGCGGCGTCTTGCCGATGGGGGTCTGGTCCACTTCCAGCACCCGGTCCAGCACTTCCCAGCCGTTGATGCCGGTGCAGCCTTTCCACGCGGGTGCCTTGCCTTGCGAGACGGCGTGCAGCAGGTTGTCCAGCAGGACCTCGCGCGCCAGCGTGGATTTGCCCGAGCCCGACACGCCGGTCACCACGCTCAGCCGTCCGATGGGCAGGCGCGCATTGACGTTGCGCAGATTGTGCAGGTGCGCGTTGCGGATCTCGATGAAGGCAGTGTCCTTGTCGACGGCGCGGCGGCCCTGCAGCGGATGGCGCAGGGGCTGGGCCAGATAGCGCCCGGTAACCGATTCGGATGCCGCCATCAGGTCCTGGGCGGTGCCCTGGGCGACGACGCGGCCGCCGCGCACGCCCGCGCCGGGGCCGATATCGATGATGTGGGACGCGCGCCGGATGGTGTCGTCGTCATGTTCGACCACCACCAGCGTGTTGCCGTTGCCCTCCAGCTTGCCCAGCGCATCGAGCAGGATGCGGTTGTCGCGCGGATGCAGCCCGATGGTGGGTTCGT
Proteins encoded in this region:
- a CDS encoding aminodeoxychorismate synthase component I — protein: MFCRFEDRLAGRALQLDGARDRIEARTPGQLQPALDAIEQARRQGRWVALLLDFELGEWLLPLPSSPLPPSPQPERPRLRALVFDTARDERPWAPGADATGGIEAVVPRLDRARYLAHIEAIRHGIGEGAYYQVNYTMPLDMRVRGDKRALYARIAHRNPVAHAAYIEDADQTVLSFSPELFVARRDGLLTTRPMKGTAPRDTDPARDEALGQALLASEKNRAENLMIVDLLRNDLGRIAQPGSVKVEALFTLERYPTVWTMTSTITARAPQAGLGDVLRALFPCGSVTGAPKIAALSHLRQAEIAPRGLYCGSIGWLAPDGDFSLNVAIRTLAVDAQGRGVYGVGGGIVHDSDPASEWQECLWKARILDPERDPA
- a CDS encoding tRNA threonylcarbamoyladenosine dehydratase; protein product: MRKCPHHEQPPPIVTSSPAACDIDAERRFGGLARLYGPDAPDRLRAARIAVVGLGGVGSWTAEALARSGVGALTLIDLDHIAESNVNRQIHAMSDTLGQAKVAAMAARVAGINPECGVTQVDEFVTPDNVAELLAETHDVVVDCTDQAAAKIAMILHARQRGMPLLVCGGAGGKTDPLALRAGDLSQACNDALLAKLRNKLRREHGYPKAAAKAGKAPSRTPKMHVQALWFDQPAILPAAWTAGAEAEDDLGAMVQPLAPQGLSCAGYGSAVTITATMGMAAADRALRQVLGQREAASRADRP
- a CDS encoding ATP-binding protein; translated protein: MRLGITFKLFLAILATSLAVTLAMGSAVRWNFERHFLSYVKERELRRVERMRQSLADLYRERGSWDALRGNPSLWNHILTVPPGDPAGRRHPPPHGVLEWLSEVDPNLAPPPPPDMAEPDWARGRDFLALPFTLLDNQMRVVAGYSAPAPGAPRRAVDVDGMTVGWLVTPFPNRLPSEADQRFQREQSEATWVIGMLAALLAAAVSIFLARIFLAPVRRLASATHRLSAGDYTTRVNVTSADELGRLGQDFNRLAHTLERNEALRREMVADISHELRTPLAVLRGEMEALQDGVRTFSQDALASLQAEVSLLSKLIDDLYELSLADVGALSYRMLPVDMAGIAEQSVETYRERFGARRLRVETDVGTAPCVIEGDAQRLTQLMSNLLENTLRYTDPDGVVRISVRTEGNTVAVECQDSAPGVPPQFLPRLFDRLFRVDPSRSRESGGAGLGLAICQRIVESHRGTIQAMPSELGGLCVRIVFPAAHGAGA
- a CDS encoding response regulator, with the translated sequence MILIVEDEPKLAALLTDYLRAAQYETESLADGREALAAIRRLKPDLVLLDLMLPGRDGLEVCRELRTFSDVPVIMVTARVEEIDRLIGLEMGADDYICKPFSPREVVARVKAILRRARAGSHGGHPQSLLEIRPEHHVATLDGKPLSLTPVEFRLLQALAAAEGKILSRDALLNHLYADHRVVTDRTVDSHIKNLRRKFEAVLPGHDLIRSIYGVGYKLEMH
- a CDS encoding aminotransferase class IV family protein — protein: MAPTPVSHPDLIETIRVDENGQMPLLDRHLDRLRASCAALGHAWDAAHVRASVLGAAHTVDGPGPHRLRVLHHADGTLTIRTAPLPALPVPQGVCLWTTRLSSDESLLRHKTTYRPWYDSITEWLARHPDIFDALFCNERGELCEGSRTNVYLQMGGIWFTPPIASGCLPGVQRAALLDAGRVQERILYEDDVPRASRIRLSNALRGWMDVVFRLGAKA